The following proteins are encoded in a genomic region of Streptomyces gobiensis:
- a CDS encoding glycosyltransferase has protein sequence MRVLLTTVGSRGDVEPLVGLAVRLRELGAQVRVSAPPDEEFAALLARVGVPLVPLGPTVRSVVAGTKPPTAQDAFRLAPELVAARFDTLTAAAEGCDALLATGLMPAGARDVAEKLGIRYVYACFHIFGLPSRHFPPGARPGKQSSPEETDLKVLWEEDAQRVNALYGEALNSHRAAIGLPPVDNVRDYVFTDQPWLAADATLCPSQGMTDLDIVQTGGWILPDERPLPEGLEAFLDASAPPVYVGFGSMASYVPKDIARVAIEAVRAQGRRVVLARGWADLAPIDDADDCFVVGEVNQQALFRRVAAVVHHGGAGTTTTAARAGAPQLVVPQIADQPYWAARVAELGIGAAHDGPTPTFDSLSAALTTALTPETRARARTVAGTIRTDGATVTAKLLLDAVSQGKPPVSA, from the coding sequence ATGCGCGTGTTGTTGACGACGGTGGGATCGCGCGGAGATGTCGAACCACTGGTGGGACTGGCGGTGAGGTTGCGGGAACTCGGCGCGCAGGTGCGGGTGAGCGCGCCGCCGGACGAGGAGTTCGCGGCGCTGCTGGCGCGTGTCGGCGTGCCGCTGGTGCCGCTCGGCCCGACGGTGCGCTCGGTGGTCGCCGGCACGAAGCCACCGACGGCGCAAGACGCGTTCCGGCTCGCTCCCGAGCTGGTCGCCGCGCGGTTCGACACGCTCACCGCGGCGGCCGAGGGATGTGACGCGCTGCTGGCGACCGGCCTGATGCCGGCCGGCGCACGGGACGTGGCCGAGAAACTGGGCATCCGCTACGTGTACGCGTGCTTCCACATCTTCGGACTGCCGTCACGGCATTTCCCTCCGGGGGCGCGGCCGGGCAAGCAGTCCTCGCCGGAGGAGACCGACCTCAAGGTGCTGTGGGAAGAGGACGCCCAGAGGGTGAACGCGTTGTACGGTGAGGCGCTCAACAGCCATCGGGCGGCGATCGGCCTGCCGCCGGTGGACAACGTCCGCGACTACGTCTTCACCGACCAGCCGTGGCTGGCGGCAGACGCGACGCTGTGTCCGTCGCAGGGCATGACGGACCTCGACATCGTGCAGACCGGGGGATGGATCCTGCCCGACGAACGCCCGCTCCCGGAGGGGCTGGAGGCGTTCCTGGACGCGAGCGCACCACCGGTGTACGTGGGCTTCGGCAGCATGGCCTCGTACGTCCCCAAGGACATCGCCCGGGTGGCTATTGAAGCGGTCCGGGCGCAGGGCCGCCGTGTTGTCCTCGCCCGCGGCTGGGCGGACTTGGCCCCGATCGACGACGCCGACGACTGCTTCGTCGTCGGCGAGGTCAACCAGCAGGCACTGTTCCGCCGGGTGGCCGCCGTCGTGCACCACGGCGGCGCAGGCACCACAACGACGGCGGCCCGGGCCGGCGCGCCTCAGCTGGTGGTCCCCCAGATCGCGGACCAGCCCTACTGGGCCGCCCGAGTGGCCGAGCTGGGCATCGGCGCGGCTCACGACGGCCCGACCCCGACCTTCGACTCCCTTTCCGCCGCGCTCACAACGGCCCTCACGCCCGAGACCCGCGCACGAGCGAGGACCGTGGCCGGCACCATCCGCACCGACGGGGCGACGGTGACCGCGAAACTGCTACTCGACGCAGTCAGCCAGGGAAAGCCGCCCGTGTCCGCGTGA
- a CDS encoding putative protein N(5)-glutamine methyltransferase, with the protein MSVSPSLLPLSLIVTRLRAVGCVFAEDEARLLLSTARTPDELAAMVDRRVAGLPLEHVLGWAEFCGLRIAVDPGVFVPRRRTEFLVRQAAALARPRAVVVDLCCGSGAVGAALAAALDRIELHAADIDPAAVRCARRNIAAAHGQAYEGDLYQPLPSALRGRVDVLVANAPYVPTEAIGLLPPEARVHEPRAALDGGADGLDVQRRVTAAASRWLAPGGHLLIETSERQAPQTVALFTRNGLIPQLSSSDELDATIVIGTRPALQSGHRPRHRK; encoded by the coding sequence ATGTCGGTTTCACCGTCGCTTCTTCCTCTCTCCCTCATCGTCACCAGGCTTCGGGCCGTCGGCTGTGTCTTCGCAGAGGACGAGGCACGGTTGCTCCTCTCCACGGCACGGACGCCTGACGAGCTCGCTGCCATGGTGGACCGGCGAGTCGCCGGCCTGCCCCTTGAACACGTCCTCGGCTGGGCGGAGTTCTGCGGCCTGCGCATAGCTGTGGACCCGGGGGTCTTCGTACCCCGCCGCCGCACCGAGTTCCTCGTCCGTCAGGCCGCCGCCCTCGCCCGGCCACGCGCTGTCGTCGTCGACCTGTGCTGTGGCTCGGGCGCGGTGGGCGCCGCGCTGGCAGCGGCCCTGGACCGGATCGAGTTGCACGCCGCCGACATCGACCCCGCCGCGGTGCGTTGTGCCCGTCGAAACATCGCCGCCGCCCACGGTCAGGCCTACGAAGGTGACCTCTACCAGCCACTGCCCTCCGCGCTGCGGGGCCGCGTGGACGTCTTGGTCGCCAACGCACCCTACGTACCCACCGAGGCGATCGGCCTGCTTCCCCCAGAAGCCCGCGTCCACGAACCGCGGGCGGCGCTCGACGGTGGCGCGGACGGACTGGATGTCCAACGGCGGGTGACCGCCGCGGCATCGCGGTGGCTGGCCCCGGGCGGCCACCTGCTGATCGAGACGAGCGAGCGCCAGGCACCGCAGACCGTCGCACTCTTCACCCGCAACGGGCTGATCCCGCAGCTGTCCAGCTCCGACGAGCTGGACGCCACCATCGTCATCGGCACCAGGCCCGCCCTCCAGTCCGGACACCGTCCACGGCATCGGAAATGA
- a CDS encoding alpha/beta hydrolase — MRRFKRGLVTGTLAVAVIAGTGGWGAGTQQEAVTGPPPGSAAWRADVSLGRGLPDPARASPKQVAAFFAGLSGAQRQSLAERHPMVVGNLDGAPVRLRYRANARSYAEHYGRALEPGRQLLAFDPRGRGQLVEVYGDVEHAERTAVFVPGSDNDLAGHRTATEAAGNLRRRMVRDAPGVRTATVAWVGYTTPVGVGIDAATSRLAEAGAPRLERFLQGLAATTGAAAPSVFCHSYGSVVCGALGGGADLSGMVFLGSPGAGVKDVKGLKTKARVWAAAVNDSDWIDSVPHVQVLGLGHGTSPADPEFGARVVTADRAEGHAGYFKPGTDSLANFSAIALGRDR, encoded by the coding sequence ATGCGGCGCTTCAAACGGGGGCTTGTCACCGGCACACTCGCGGTTGCCGTGATCGCGGGTACGGGCGGGTGGGGGGCCGGGACGCAGCAGGAGGCGGTGACCGGGCCGCCGCCGGGAAGTGCCGCGTGGCGGGCGGATGTGTCGCTGGGGCGGGGGCTTCCCGACCCGGCGAGGGCGAGCCCGAAGCAGGTCGCGGCGTTCTTCGCGGGGCTCAGCGGGGCACAGCGGCAGTCGCTTGCTGAGCGGCATCCGATGGTGGTCGGGAATCTGGACGGGGCACCGGTCCGGCTGCGGTATCGGGCCAACGCGCGGTCGTACGCCGAGCATTACGGCCGCGCCCTTGAGCCCGGTCGCCAGCTGCTCGCCTTTGACCCGCGTGGGCGCGGGCAACTCGTTGAGGTGTATGGGGATGTGGAGCATGCTGAGCGCACCGCGGTCTTTGTGCCCGGTTCGGACAATGACCTCGCCGGTCACCGGACGGCGACCGAGGCGGCGGGCAATCTGCGTCGGCGAATGGTGCGGGACGCCCCTGGGGTACGTACCGCCACCGTCGCCTGGGTCGGCTACACGACCCCGGTAGGGGTGGGGATCGACGCTGCCACCAGTCGGCTGGCCGAGGCGGGCGCGCCTCGGCTGGAGCGGTTTCTCCAGGGGCTGGCCGCTACGACCGGTGCCGCGGCGCCCAGCGTCTTCTGCCACAGCTATGGCTCGGTGGTGTGTGGGGCCCTGGGTGGTGGCGCTGACCTCAGCGGCATGGTGTTCCTCGGCAGCCCGGGCGCCGGAGTCAAGGACGTCAAGGGCCTCAAGACCAAGGCCCGGGTGTGGGCGGCGGCCGTGAATGACTCCGACTGGATCGACAGCGTTCCCCATGTCCAGGTGCTGGGGCTGGGCCATGGCACCAGCCCCGCCGACCCGGAGTTCGGCGCCCGCGTCGTCACCGCTGATCGCGCCGAGGGACACGCGGGCTACTTCAAGCCCGGCACCGACTCGCTGGCCAACTTCTCAGCCATCGCCCTCGGCCGTGACCGCTGA
- a CDS encoding serine hydrolase domain-containing protein gives MESLRIIENWPVDTAAAAVVRAGGTVAGSHGPVDRRFELASVTKPLAAYAALVAIEEGAIELDEPAGPEGSTVRHLLAHASGLAFDEHRVMAPPGDRRLYSNVGFEVLGDHIAKATDIPFAEYLRQAVLEPLGMAATELPGSPAKDGVSTVADLVRFAAELQAPRLVAPQTLAEATAVVFPGLRGVLPGYGHQSPNDWGLGFEIRDAKSPHWTGALSSPRTFGHFGQAGTFLWVDPEAGAGCVAVADRAFGPWAIEAWPVFTDAVLAELGG, from the coding sequence ATGGAGAGCTTGCGGATCATCGAGAACTGGCCGGTCGACACCGCCGCGGCGGCCGTTGTACGCGCCGGTGGCACGGTTGCCGGGTCGCATGGCCCGGTGGACCGGCGTTTTGAGCTGGCCTCGGTGACCAAGCCGCTTGCCGCGTACGCCGCGCTGGTCGCCATCGAGGAGGGCGCCATCGAGCTGGACGAGCCTGCGGGGCCGGAGGGCTCCACGGTCCGCCATCTCCTCGCACACGCTTCCGGGCTGGCCTTCGACGAGCACCGCGTCATGGCCCCGCCGGGTGACCGGCGGCTCTACTCCAACGTGGGGTTCGAGGTGCTCGGCGATCACATCGCCAAGGCGACGGATATTCCGTTTGCTGAGTATCTGCGGCAGGCGGTGCTGGAGCCGCTGGGGATGGCCGCCACCGAACTGCCGGGCTCCCCGGCGAAGGACGGGGTCTCCACGGTTGCGGATCTGGTCCGTTTCGCGGCGGAGCTGCAGGCGCCGCGGCTGGTGGCCCCGCAGACCCTCGCTGAGGCTACGGCGGTTGTCTTCCCCGGTCTCCGGGGCGTGCTGCCGGGGTACGGTCACCAGTCGCCCAACGACTGGGGGCTGGGCTTTGAGATCCGTGACGCCAAGTCCCCGCACTGGACGGGGGCTTTGTCGTCACCGCGTACGTTTGGGCACTTCGGCCAGGCTGGCACGTTCCTGTGGGTTGACCCGGAGGCTGGGGCGGGGTGTGTCGCTGTGGCGGACCGGGCGTTCGGGCCGTGGGCGATTGAGGCTTGGCCGGTCTTTACGGACGCGGTCCTGGCGGAGCTTGGGGGCTAG
- a CDS encoding pirin family protein: MLQLRRADERYRGGDPGAGIETWHAFSFSGFYDPGNTGFGLLVACNEERLAPGAGFAEHPHRDLEIVTWVVEGELTHEDSTGQRTVIRPGDVQRLSAGTGVRHTERNAGDEPLCFLQMWLAPGTEAFGGEPEYEVVRGIADGTPYALPRTEAVLHIRRLGAGERTAVPDAPWVHLQVVRGTVRLDGEPLGAGDTARITGAEGLATTAQTPAELLLWEMHSEPHYG; the protein is encoded by the coding sequence ATGCTTCAGCTGCGAAGGGCGGATGAACGGTACCGGGGCGGTGATCCCGGGGCCGGGATCGAGACCTGGCACGCCTTCTCCTTCTCGGGCTTCTACGACCCCGGCAACACCGGCTTCGGGCTGCTGGTGGCCTGCAACGAGGAGCGGCTGGCGCCCGGCGCGGGCTTCGCGGAGCATCCGCACCGGGACCTGGAGATCGTGACCTGGGTGGTGGAGGGTGAACTCACCCACGAGGACTCCACGGGGCAGCGGACAGTCATCCGCCCCGGCGACGTCCAGCGCCTGAGCGCGGGCACCGGCGTACGGCACACGGAGCGCAACGCGGGTGACGAGCCGCTGTGCTTTCTGCAGATGTGGCTGGCGCCGGGTACGGAGGCCTTCGGCGGTGAACCGGAGTACGAGGTGGTGCGCGGCATCGCGGACGGTACGCCGTACGCGCTGCCACGTACGGAGGCCGTCCTCCATATCCGCCGCCTGGGAGCCGGGGAGCGCACCGCGGTCCCGGACGCGCCCTGGGTACACCTCCAGGTCGTACGGGGGACGGTGCGCTTGGACGGCGAGCCGCTGGGCGCCGGTGATACGGCACGTATCACCGGCGCGGAGGGCCTGGCCACAACAGCACAGACTCCAGCAGAGCTCCTGCTCTGGGAAATGCACTCCGAACCCCACTACGGCTAG
- a CDS encoding PucR family transcriptional regulator, with translation MPEPAESTPNPSPKHPNAATLRRLEQSSGKLAAAAIARMDEQLPWYRAMPPENRSWIGLVAQAGIAAFTEWFRHPEAPQAISTDVFGTAPRELTRAITLRQTVEMVRTTIEVVEAAIDEVAAPGDESVLREALLVYAREIAFATAQVYAQAAEARGAWDARLESLVVNAVLSGEADEGAVSRAAALGWNSPEHVAVVLGTAPEGDSELTVEAIRRAARAAKLQVLTGVLGSRLVVIAGGSDDPLKAAKSLIGPFAAGPVVAGPVVGDLLSATRSAQAAAAGLRACAAWPDAPRPVLADDLLPERAMAGDPTARQLLVEEIYRPLEEAGSALLETLSVYLEQASSLEGAARMLFVHPNTVRYRLRRVTDVTGWSPSDVRSAFTLRIALILGRLADSISRP, from the coding sequence GTGCCCGAACCCGCTGAGTCCACGCCGAACCCGTCTCCGAAGCATCCGAACGCCGCCACCCTGCGTCGGCTGGAACAGTCCTCCGGCAAGCTCGCCGCCGCGGCCATCGCACGCATGGACGAGCAGTTGCCGTGGTATCGCGCCATGCCACCGGAGAACCGTTCCTGGATCGGGCTGGTCGCCCAGGCGGGCATCGCGGCCTTCACCGAGTGGTTCCGGCATCCGGAAGCCCCGCAGGCGATCAGCACTGATGTGTTCGGTACCGCGCCCCGGGAGCTGACCCGGGCGATCACTCTGCGGCAGACGGTGGAGATGGTCCGTACGACCATCGAGGTCGTCGAGGCGGCCATCGACGAGGTCGCCGCACCCGGCGATGAGTCCGTGCTCCGTGAGGCGCTGCTGGTCTACGCCAGGGAGATCGCCTTCGCTACCGCACAGGTGTACGCGCAGGCCGCCGAGGCACGGGGCGCCTGGGACGCCCGGCTGGAGTCGCTGGTCGTCAACGCCGTGCTGTCCGGCGAGGCGGACGAGGGCGCCGTCTCCCGGGCCGCCGCGCTGGGCTGGAACTCGCCCGAGCATGTCGCGGTGGTGCTGGGTACCGCGCCGGAGGGGGACAGCGAGCTGACGGTCGAGGCCATACGGCGCGCCGCCCGGGCCGCGAAGCTTCAGGTCCTCACCGGTGTCCTGGGCAGCCGTCTGGTCGTGATCGCGGGTGGCTCCGACGATCCGCTGAAGGCAGCGAAGTCCCTGATTGGGCCGTTCGCGGCGGGTCCGGTGGTGGCCGGGCCGGTGGTCGGCGATCTGCTGTCGGCCACCCGCTCCGCGCAGGCCGCCGCGGCCGGGCTGCGGGCCTGTGCCGCGTGGCCGGACGCGCCCCGTCCGGTACTGGCGGACGATCTGCTCCCGGAGCGCGCGATGGCCGGAGATCCGACCGCGCGCCAGCTGCTGGTGGAGGAGATCTACAGACCACTGGAGGAAGCCGGATCGGCCCTGCTGGAAACGCTGAGCGTTTATCTGGAGCAGGCCAGCAGCCTCGAAGGCGCCGCCCGGATGCTGTTCGTTCACCCCAATACCGTCCGCTACCGGCTGCGACGTGTGACGGACGTCACCGGATGGTCGCCTTCCGATGTCCGTTCCGCATTCACCCTGCGTATCGCACTGATCTTGGGGCGCCTCGCCGACAGCATCAGCCGACCGTAG
- a CDS encoding ACP S-malonyltransferase gives MLVLVAPGQGAQAPGFLTPWLELPGVADRLKAWSDVVGLDLVHYGTEAGAEEIRDTAVAQPLLVAAGLLSAQALLDGVSDGAIGAVAGHSVGELTAAATAGVLSDKDALAIVRKRGLAMAEAAAVTETGMSAVLGGDPDAVVAHLEKLGLTPANINGSGQIVAAGTAEQLAALAADKPEKARVIALKVAGAFHTHHMAPAVSALEAAVKDVTVGEPRVRVVSNKDGQVVTDGRQFVERLVGQVGNPVRWDQCMETFKELGATALIEVCPGGTLTGLAKRGMPGVRTLALKTPADLDAARELIAEHGTAE, from the coding sequence GTGCTCGTACTCGTCGCTCCCGGCCAAGGCGCTCAGGCGCCCGGCTTTCTGACCCCCTGGCTCGAACTTCCCGGCGTGGCCGACCGCCTCAAGGCGTGGTCCGACGTCGTGGGTCTCGACCTCGTCCACTACGGCACCGAGGCCGGCGCGGAGGAGATCCGCGACACCGCCGTGGCCCAGCCGCTGCTGGTCGCGGCAGGCCTGCTCTCGGCTCAGGCCCTGCTCGACGGTGTCAGCGACGGCGCCATCGGCGCGGTCGCCGGTCACAGCGTCGGTGAGCTCACCGCGGCCGCCACCGCCGGTGTGCTGTCGGATAAGGACGCGCTCGCGATCGTACGCAAGCGCGGTCTGGCCATGGCTGAGGCCGCCGCCGTCACCGAGACCGGCATGTCCGCGGTCCTCGGCGGCGACCCGGACGCCGTCGTGGCGCACCTGGAGAAGCTGGGTCTGACCCCGGCCAATATCAACGGCTCCGGTCAGATCGTCGCCGCGGGCACCGCCGAGCAGCTGGCGGCGCTGGCGGCGGACAAGCCGGAGAAGGCCCGGGTCATCGCCCTGAAGGTGGCCGGAGCCTTCCATACGCACCACATGGCACCGGCCGTCAGCGCGCTGGAAGCCGCCGTCAAGGACGTCACCGTGGGTGAGCCGCGGGTCCGCGTCGTCTCCAACAAGGACGGGCAGGTTGTCACCGACGGCCGGCAGTTCGTGGAGCGGCTTGTGGGCCAGGTGGGCAACCCGGTCCGCTGGGACCAGTGCATGGAGACCTTCAAGGAGCTCGGTGCCACCGCGCTCATCGAGGTCTGTCCGGGTGGCACCCTCACCGGCCTGGCCAAGCGCGGAATGCCGGGTGTACGGACGCTGGCGCTGAAGACCCCAGCCGACCTCGATGCGGCGCGTGAGCTGATCGCCGAGCACGGCACTGCCGAATAG
- a CDS encoding ketoacyl-ACP synthase III, producing MTAKINPAKGSPYARVLGVGGYRPTRIVPNEEILKHIDSSDEWIRSRSGIATRHWAGPEETVAEMTLAAAGKAIADAGITPEQVDAVIISTVSHFKQTPSIATEIAHRLGTGKAAAFDISAACAGFGYGLTIAKGLIVEGSAQYTLVVGVERLSDLTDLEDRSTAFLFGDGAGAVIVGPAQEPGIGPTIWGSEGDKADTITQTIPWNHYRIGDVEKLPEKFPAIRQEGQTVFRWAVFEMAKVAEQALEAAGITADDLDVFIPHQANMRIIDSMVKTLKLPEHVAVARDVENTGNTSAASIPLAMERMLATGQAKSGDTALVIGFGAGLVYAATVVTLP from the coding sequence ATGACCGCGAAGATCAACCCCGCGAAGGGCTCCCCGTATGCGCGCGTCCTCGGCGTCGGCGGCTACCGCCCGACCCGGATCGTGCCCAACGAGGAGATCCTCAAGCACATCGACTCCTCCGATGAATGGATCCGTTCCCGTTCCGGTATCGCCACCCGGCACTGGGCGGGCCCGGAAGAGACCGTCGCCGAGATGACCCTGGCCGCGGCGGGCAAGGCGATCGCGGACGCCGGGATCACCCCGGAGCAGGTCGACGCGGTGATCATCTCGACCGTCTCGCACTTCAAGCAGACTCCGTCGATCGCGACCGAGATCGCCCACCGGCTGGGCACCGGCAAGGCAGCCGCCTTCGATATCTCCGCCGCCTGTGCGGGCTTCGGCTACGGCCTGACGATCGCCAAGGGCCTGATCGTTGAGGGCAGCGCGCAGTACACGCTGGTGGTCGGCGTGGAGCGGCTGTCCGACCTCACCGATCTGGAGGACCGCTCCACCGCCTTCCTCTTCGGTGACGGCGCGGGCGCGGTCATCGTCGGCCCCGCCCAGGAGCCCGGGATCGGCCCGACCATCTGGGGTTCGGAGGGCGACAAGGCCGACACCATCACCCAGACCATCCCGTGGAACCACTACCGCATCGGCGACGTGGAGAAGCTCCCGGAGAAGTTCCCGGCGATCCGCCAGGAAGGCCAGACCGTCTTCCGGTGGGCCGTCTTCGAGATGGCCAAGGTCGCCGAGCAGGCGCTCGAAGCCGCCGGGATCACCGCGGATGACCTGGATGTCTTCATCCCGCACCAGGCCAATATGCGGATCATCGACTCGATGGTGAAGACCCTCAAACTGCCGGAGCACGTCGCGGTCGCCCGTGATGTGGAGAACACCGGCAACACCTCGGCCGCCTCCATCCCGCTCGCGATGGAGCGGATGCTGGCGACCGGGCAGGCCAAGAGCGGCGACACGGCGCTCGTCATCGGCTTCGGGGCGGGTCTCGTCTACGCGGCAACGGTCGTTACTCTCCCTTAG
- a CDS encoding acyl carrier protein yields MAATKEEIVKGLADIVNEIAGIPAEDVQLDKSFTDDLDVDSLSMVEVVVAAEERFDVKIPDDDVKNLKTVGDATDYILKHQS; encoded by the coding sequence ATGGCCGCCACCAAGGAAGAGATCGTCAAGGGTCTCGCCGACATCGTCAACGAGATCGCCGGTATCCCGGCCGAGGACGTTCAGCTCGACAAGTCCTTCACCGATGACCTGGATGTCGACTCGCTGTCCATGGTCGAGGTCGTTGTGGCCGCTGAGGAGCGCTTCGACGTCAAGATCCCCGACGACGACGTCAAGAACCTGAAGACCGTCGGTGACGCCACGGACTACATCCTGAAGCACCAGAGCTGA
- the fabF gene encoding beta-ketoacyl-ACP synthase II: MTANDRTVVVTGIGATTPLGGDSASTWEGLTAGRSGVKALEQEWAADLPVRIAAPVAVEPGEVLPRPLARKLDRSAQFALIAAREAWADAGYEGKAGTAASGADAPGGTSVDPDRLGAVIASGIGGVTTLLDQYDVLKEKGSRRVSPHTVPMLMPNSPSANVGLEVGAQAGVHTPVSACASGAEAIGYAVEMIRSGRADVVVAGGTEAAIHPLPIAAFANMMAMSKNNDEPEKASRPYDTGRDGFVLGEGAGVVVLESAEHAKRRGARVYCEVLGQGLSADSHHIAQPEPSGRGIAAALQNLLDATDLKPSEVAHLNAHATSTPQGDVAEIKALRKVLGDDLDHVAISGTKSMTGHLLGGAGGIETVATILALHHRVAPPTINCDELDPEVDADVVRDEARVLPEGTIAAINNSFGFGGHNVVLAFRTV; this comes from the coding sequence GTGACCGCGAACGACCGTACTGTGGTCGTCACCGGTATCGGCGCTACGACGCCGCTGGGTGGCGACAGTGCATCGACCTGGGAGGGTCTGACCGCCGGACGTTCCGGCGTCAAGGCGCTTGAGCAGGAATGGGCCGCTGACCTCCCGGTCCGTATCGCCGCCCCGGTGGCGGTCGAACCGGGTGAGGTGCTGCCCCGCCCGCTGGCCCGCAAGCTGGACCGCTCGGCGCAGTTCGCCCTGATCGCCGCCCGGGAGGCCTGGGCGGACGCGGGCTACGAAGGCAAGGCGGGAACCGCGGCATCAGGCGCTGACGCGCCCGGGGGCACCAGCGTCGATCCGGACCGGCTCGGCGCGGTCATCGCCTCCGGCATCGGTGGTGTCACCACCCTGCTCGACCAGTACGACGTGCTGAAGGAGAAGGGCTCCCGCCGGGTCTCCCCGCACACCGTGCCCATGCTCATGCCGAACAGCCCCTCGGCCAATGTCGGCCTGGAGGTGGGCGCCCAGGCGGGTGTGCACACCCCGGTGAGCGCCTGTGCGTCGGGCGCCGAGGCCATCGGCTACGCGGTCGAGATGATCCGCTCCGGGCGCGCCGATGTGGTCGTCGCGGGCGGTACCGAGGCAGCCATCCACCCGCTGCCGATCGCGGCCTTCGCCAACATGATGGCGATGTCCAAGAACAACGATGAGCCGGAGAAGGCCTCCCGCCCCTATGACACCGGCCGGGACGGTTTCGTCCTGGGTGAGGGCGCGGGTGTCGTCGTACTGGAGTCCGCTGAGCACGCCAAGCGGCGCGGCGCCCGGGTCTACTGCGAGGTACTGGGCCAGGGCCTGTCCGCGGACAGCCACCACATCGCCCAGCCCGAGCCGAGCGGGCGCGGTATCGCCGCGGCCCTGCAGAATCTGCTGGACGCCACCGACCTCAAGCCGTCGGAGGTCGCGCACCTCAACGCGCACGCCACCTCCACCCCGCAGGGTGATGTGGCCGAGATCAAGGCGCTGCGCAAGGTGCTGGGTGACGATCTGGACCATGTCGCGATCTCCGGCACCAAGTCGATGACCGGTCATCTGCTGGGCGGCGCGGGCGGCATCGAGACGGTGGCCACCATCCTGGCGCTGCACCACCGCGTGGCCCCGCCGACGATCAACTGCGATGAGCTGGATCCGGAGGTCGACGCGGACGTCGTCCGCGACGAGGCCCGCGTCCTCCCGGAGGGCACCATCGCGGCGATCAACAACTCCTTCGGCTTCGGCGGCCACAATGTCGTCCTGGCCTTCCGTACGGTCTGA
- a CDS encoding DUF3145 domain-containing protein: MTTRGVLYVHSAPRALCPHVEWAVAGVLGARVKLDWIKQPASPGTWRAELSWQGDPGTASQLASALRGWHLLRFEVTAEPCPTAEGERYSSTPELGIFHAVTGMHGDILIPEDRLRAALSRASLGETELATEVAQLLGKPWDDELEPFRYAGEGAPVRWLHQVV; encoded by the coding sequence GTGACGACACGTGGAGTTCTGTACGTGCACTCCGCGCCACGCGCGCTGTGCCCGCACGTTGAATGGGCTGTGGCGGGTGTCCTGGGCGCCCGCGTCAAGCTTGACTGGATCAAGCAGCCTGCCTCCCCTGGCACTTGGCGTGCCGAGCTCTCCTGGCAGGGCGATCCCGGCACCGCTTCCCAGCTGGCCTCCGCGCTGCGCGGCTGGCATCTGCTGCGCTTCGAAGTGACCGCTGAGCCATGTCCCACCGCCGAGGGTGAGCGCTATAGCTCCACCCCTGAGCTGGGCATCTTCCACGCGGTCACCGGTATGCACGGCGACATTCTCATCCCCGAGGACCGGCTGCGTGCCGCGCTCAGCCGGGCCTCGCTCGGCGAGACAGAGCTGGCCACCGAGGTCGCTCAGCTCCTCGGCAAGCCCTGGGACGATGAGCTGGAACCCTTCCGTTACGCGGGCGAGGGCGCCCCGGTGCGCTGGCTGCACCAGGTGGTGTGA
- a CDS encoding SGNH/GDSL hydrolase family protein: MAMTVSLAGVACGSDSGVGPRDATGSAGPPSSPSPTLEWNRSPDSIAALGDSITTAFDACSLLSDCPEASWATGTSTEIDSLAQRLLPDPAGKTWNYASSGAVMADLPGQAQQAVARQPELVTVLIGANDACSADVSGMTSTQRFREDFTEAMGILRDELPKTQVYVASVPDLMRLWSEGRKSSQAEQAWEFGICKSMLRDPHSMTKDATERREQVAKRVSEYNTVLKEVCSTDERCRYDDGAVHKYRFTAAELSPLDWFHPSKRGQRTLARLAYEGITAK, from the coding sequence ATGGCCATGACCGTGTCGCTGGCGGGCGTGGCGTGCGGCTCCGACAGCGGCGTCGGCCCCCGGGATGCCACGGGCTCCGCCGGACCGCCGTCCTCGCCCTCGCCCACCCTTGAGTGGAACCGCAGCCCGGACTCGATCGCCGCTCTCGGTGACTCCATCACCACCGCCTTTGACGCCTGCTCGCTGCTGTCCGACTGCCCCGAGGCCTCCTGGGCGACCGGTACGAGCACCGAAATCGACAGCCTCGCCCAGCGGCTGCTGCCGGACCCGGCGGGCAAGACCTGGAACTATGCCTCCTCCGGTGCCGTGATGGCCGACCTGCCGGGACAGGCCCAGCAGGCCGTGGCGCGCCAGCCGGAGCTGGTGACCGTGCTGATCGGCGCGAATGACGCGTGCAGTGCGGATGTCAGCGGGATGACCTCCACACAGCGCTTCCGAGAGGACTTCACCGAGGCGATGGGCATCCTGCGCGATGAGCTGCCGAAGACACAGGTGTATGTGGCCAGCGTGCCGGATCTGATGCGGCTGTGGTCCGAGGGCCGCAAGAGCAGCCAGGCTGAGCAGGCCTGGGAATTCGGTATCTGCAAGTCGATGCTGCGCGACCCCCATTCCATGACCAAGGACGCGACTGAGCGGCGCGAGCAGGTCGCCAAGCGGGTGTCGGAGTACAACACCGTGCTGAAGGAGGTCTGTTCGACGGATGAGCGCTGCCGCTATGACGATGGCGCGGTCCATAAGTACCGCTTCACGGCGGCTGAACTCAGCCCGTTGGACTGGTTCCACCCGAGCAAGCGCGGCCAGCGGACGCTGGCGCGCCTCGCCTACGAGGGCATCACGGCCAAGTAG